A single window of Nicotiana tomentosiformis chromosome 1, ASM39032v3, whole genome shotgun sequence DNA harbors:
- the LOC138905575 gene encoding uncharacterized protein, whose product MDNRDEIELLNENPQGLSVEQESEEIRKLRQQLSDVYQAWVFGQPPPQGPSEETSTVPLATQPPLHAVSDHILPPEYVPNYSLHATPGTSNMRPSVAPVRNTPLVVSDAPVYTIPPPPPVMRPNNEPPPQAYDSQYISQNMAFRVSAPYNQTPQYESPVENEKSAKTVEPDEMARKMKSLEQNIKNIQGLASEWFIDQDISHWHVWDDMAQAFVEQFQYNIDIAPDRNSLSNMKKKSTESFREYAIKWREQTARVKPPMDNHELITIFLEAQEPDYFQNMMSAIGRPFAEAIKIGEMVENGLKMGRILSQAGFKASSQAVQNSSGGLMNRNGREERVMMASSSRGPRMVFNQSYMLPEIPQHYYPHQDASYVVAPHPYAVMNAQSYTRPQHYTQN is encoded by the exons ATGGATAACCGTGATGAAATCGAGTTACTCAATGAAAATCCCCAGGGTCTGTCAGTTGAGCAAGAatcggaggaaataagaaaattgagacaacaactgtctgatgtatatcaagcttgggttttcggtcagcctccaccccaggGTCCCTCGGAGGaaacttccaccgtacccctagctactcaaccaccgctccatgcagtgagcgatcacattctaccaccagagtatgtgccaaactacagcctccatgCTACCCCTGGTACCTCTAATATGCGACCTTCAGTCGCACCGGTGAGGAACACCCCTCTCGTTGTGTCCGACGCACCAGTATATACAATCCCGCCACCACCTCCTGTGATGAGGCCAAACAACGAGCCACCACCTCAGGCTTATGATAGCCAATACATCTCTCAAAATATGGCTTTCAGGGTCTCGGCTCCAtacaatcagactcctcagtacgagtcaccagtaGAAAATGAAAAGTCTGCCAAGACAGTTGAGccagatgagatggccaggaaaatgaaaagtcttgaacaaaacataaagaacatacaaggactag cctctgaatggttcattgaccaagatatctctcactggcatgtctgggacgacatggcccaagccttcgtcGAGCAATTCCagtacaacattgatattgcACCAGATCGCAATTCCctatccaatatgaagaaaaagtcgacggaaagctttagggagtatgccatcaagtggagggagcaaacggctagagttaagccacccatggataatcatgagttgatcactatttttctagAGGCTCAAGAGCCTGATTATTTCCAGAATATGATGTCTGCTATAGGTAGACCATTcgctgaggctatcaaaattggggagatggtcgaaaatggtttgAAAATGGGCCGAATCTTGAGTCAAGCTGGTTTTAAGGCCTCATCACAGGCCGTTCAGAATAGTTCGGggggtttgatgaacagaaatgggAGAGAAGAGAGAGTCATGATGGCTTCCAGCTCGAGGGGGCCCCGCATGgtattcaaccaatcatatatgcttcctgagatcccacaacactattatccccatcaagatgctTCTTATGTCGTGGCACCGCATCCATATGCGGTGATGAACGCACAATCTTACACTCggccacaacattatacacaaaattGA